A single window of Leptospira semungkisensis DNA harbors:
- a CDS encoding LIMLP_15305 family protein, producing the protein MSSNSPISSYISRFQAEKGSVKTFLSKFPFYGEILKNHQYYDADRLARAELSKRLDSLKEPIRRIEEDFVKDRRLDLIGSTEVLLSLVERLKNEIVGASYGLNGLGTGFKASESELEALAEWDYSLLHHAEELAEKCKAHSLNRESTMDAVRDWVSKFRGELDEFDSALKKRRDVFLKQ; encoded by the coding sequence ATGTCTTCGAACAGTCCCATCTCCAGCTATATATCGAGGTTCCAAGCCGAAAAAGGTTCCGTGAAAACCTTTCTCTCTAAATTTCCTTTTTACGGAGAAATCCTGAAGAACCATCAGTATTATGATGCAGATAGACTTGCTAGAGCCGAACTTTCCAAAAGATTAGATTCTCTCAAAGAACCGATCCGAAGGATTGAAGAAGATTTCGTAAAAGATAGAAGGTTGGATCTAATCGGCTCCACTGAGGTCTTACTTTCATTAGTGGAAAGATTGAAAAACGAGATTGTAGGAGCAAGCTACGGTTTAAACGGGCTCGGCACAGGTTTCAAAGCTAGCGAGTCCGAATTGGAGGCACTTGCAGAATGGGATTATTCCCTTCTTCATCATGCCGAAGAATTAGCCGAAAAATGCAAGGCCCACAGTTTGAATAGAGAATCCACCATGGATGCTGTGAGAGATTGGGTGAGCAAGTTCAGGGGAGAACTGGACGAATTCGATTCCGCTCTGAAGAAGAGACGGGATGTCTTTCTAAAACAATAA
- the lepB gene encoding signal peptidase I, giving the protein MQSLIRYLSPLNHGIFRWLRLAFPVLFAIFIVLYLRIFVIQFYLISGTSMMPSYKENDWVIVKKWGFPAQVGPWVISFLDPSVDRFDVLVLDGIGTELSLKRVVGLPGDFFRFSEGRIHINDSSLEEPFINSGYKTQPPSTSILPVVGIAGNIGIGDSGRIPPGYILVLGDNREFSTDSRNYGLIPFRKLRGKVITSF; this is encoded by the coding sequence ATGCAGTCATTGATTCGTTATCTTTCTCCTTTGAATCATGGGATCTTTCGATGGCTTCGGCTTGCGTTCCCTGTACTGTTTGCGATCTTTATAGTTCTTTATCTTCGTATCTTTGTAATTCAATTCTATCTGATTAGCGGCACAAGCATGATGCCTAGCTATAAGGAAAACGATTGGGTCATTGTTAAGAAATGGGGATTTCCTGCTCAAGTGGGACCTTGGGTAATTTCCTTCTTAGATCCTAGTGTAGATAGATTCGATGTACTTGTTTTGGATGGGATCGGAACAGAGCTGAGTTTGAAAAGAGTGGTGGGTTTGCCCGGAGATTTCTTTCGATTCTCGGAAGGAAGGATCCACATCAATGACTCTTCTCTCGAAGAACCGTTTATCAATTCAGGTTATAAGACACAGCCTCCTTCTACTTCTATCTTGCCTGTGGTTGGCATAGCGGGGAATATCGGGATCGGGGATTCTGGTCGTATTCCGCCTGGATATATCTTGGTCTTGGGAGACAATAGAGAGTTCTCTACGGATTCCAGAAATTATGGGCTCATTCCTTTTCGAAAACTCAGGGGCAAAGTAATCACTAGCTTTTAG
- a CDS encoding penicillin-binding protein gives MDYNLLNRKRFTILFVLLCVFFTGLLIRVGFLVFFNDREIAFKNGERILRGAIYDRRGIELALSIDSSTIGIYPGNVYDPNFTAVQISPFLDIPPERIESLIREKSRYFLLKREIDDTTASRIMEMALPGVRREREFKRVYPHGSLAASLVGFTGMDDDKALSGLEYYYNRELMTPTESDPTRGANVHLTLDGLIQFKLEKALGKRFEEAGAKRAVGLLMEIHTGRILAMASFPSFDPNRYASFEEYTHTNWAIRHVYEPGSTMKIFLASILLNENLIRPDEKFECPGYVDYGKTRIKCTHVHGKVNLEEILQYSCNAGIIKAASKIPNDVLFEYMRRFRFGDRSGLLPNESVGYMPNLNKWTPTTPMFMAIGQGISVTPIQLVASAASIVNGGRFITPRVVSHITDAYGEVLHEFRSEEAPVGIKEYSTEKLLRAMTRVVQAGTGKNAYIQEYSIAGKTGTGQKSISGRGYQDGLWSASFLGFFPADKPKVVGLILFDEPRGDSHTGGGLAAPVFREVVENIIPIIEQGERTVNVRLPKLDRKPLQSKSDRLPDLSGKSKREVVELLSPLGVPYKLHGSGFCYEQEPSAGSSYEGKRINIFFQ, from the coding sequence ATGGATTATAATCTTCTAAACCGCAAACGGTTCACGATTCTATTCGTTCTACTTTGCGTATTTTTTACAGGCTTACTAATTCGCGTCGGCTTTCTAGTCTTCTTCAATGATCGAGAGATCGCTTTCAAGAATGGAGAAAGAATATTAAGAGGCGCTATCTATGATAGAAGGGGGATCGAACTCGCTCTCTCTATCGATTCTTCCACGATCGGGATCTATCCTGGAAATGTTTACGATCCGAATTTCACAGCAGTACAAATCTCTCCTTTTCTAGATATTCCTCCTGAAAGAATAGAATCCTTGATACGAGAGAAGAGCAGATACTTTCTTTTGAAAAGGGAAATAGACGATACTACCGCAAGCAGGATTATGGAGATGGCTCTGCCTGGAGTTCGTAGAGAAAGAGAATTCAAAAGGGTATATCCTCACGGAAGTTTGGCCGCAAGTCTTGTGGGTTTTACCGGGATGGACGATGACAAGGCACTTTCCGGTTTAGAATATTATTATAATCGCGAGCTCATGACTCCGACAGAAAGCGATCCGACGAGAGGTGCGAATGTTCACCTGACCTTGGATGGTCTGATCCAATTTAAATTGGAAAAAGCCTTAGGCAAGAGATTCGAAGAAGCAGGAGCCAAAAGAGCTGTCGGTCTGCTCATGGAGATTCACACAGGGCGTATACTTGCTATGGCGAGTTTTCCTTCTTTCGATCCGAACCGATATGCTTCTTTTGAGGAATATACTCATACAAACTGGGCGATTCGACACGTCTACGAACCCGGTTCCACGATGAAGATCTTTCTCGCGAGTATTCTACTTAACGAAAATTTAATACGTCCGGACGAGAAGTTCGAATGTCCCGGATATGTGGACTACGGAAAGACACGTATCAAGTGTACTCATGTTCACGGAAAAGTAAACTTAGAGGAGATATTGCAATATTCCTGCAATGCTGGAATCATTAAGGCAGCCTCTAAAATTCCCAACGACGTGCTTTTCGAATACATGAGACGCTTTAGATTCGGAGATAGATCCGGACTTCTTCCAAACGAATCGGTAGGCTATATGCCGAATCTAAACAAATGGACTCCTACTACTCCGATGTTCATGGCGATCGGCCAAGGTATCTCGGTTACTCCGATCCAATTAGTGGCTTCTGCCGCTTCGATCGTAAACGGAGGAAGGTTTATTACTCCTAGAGTAGTTTCACATATCACGGATGCATACGGAGAAGTATTGCATGAATTCCGTTCCGAAGAGGCGCCTGTCGGGATCAAAGAATACAGCACAGAGAAACTTTTAAGAGCGATGACTAGAGTCGTTCAAGCAGGAACTGGAAAGAACGCATATATCCAAGAATATTCCATTGCGGGAAAGACCGGAACAGGACAAAAATCCATATCCGGTCGAGGATACCAAGACGGCTTATGGTCTGCATCCTTCTTAGGATTCTTTCCTGCAGACAAGCCGAAGGTAGTGGGTTTGATCTTATTCGATGAACCTCGAGGAGACAGCCATACTGGAGGCGGGCTCGCGGCGCCAGTATTCAGAGAAGTAGTGGAGAATATCATTCCGATCATAGAGCAAGGCGAAAGAACGGTTAACGTTAGATTGCCTAAGTTGGATCGAAAGCCTCTACAATCCAAGTCGGATCGTTTGCCGGATCTATCAGGAAAGAGTAAGAGAGAAGTAGTAGAATTACTCTCTCCATTAGGGGTTCCGTATAAATTGCATGGAAGCGGATTCTGTTATGAACAAGAGCCTTCTGCCGGATCTTCCTACGAAGGAAAAAGGATCAATATATTCTTCCAATGA
- a CDS encoding motility associated factor glycosyltransferase family protein, with translation MNEFSSELLEKNLEALRSFAPEAADRIRSSSQELELIQTNAGLPTLKIGSIYLHSSRDPWTESVRQLAELNKGDEERAFLFFGAGLGYSIRHALEFDKIICVWMEPFPEIMRYAFSTYDFSGSIKSGKLRVFLPPYEEAAFYEGFKGISGLPVSFIPHRGSLQWKKDEYQELRFLAETFFHKKDVNTATLTRFEKVWTGNFLRNLPELANLEPIRELFGICKSKVDVVVCGAGPSLYLSLQELKEYRENFLLIAVDTALLILQKVGIDPDIVFSVDPQPLNSKYLEGYIGKAKFVFDPTTSYHSLRMPYIEKKQYMTSSPFPWIKLIEEAVPGGLGSVDFGGSVSTNATSLAEKMEARSILLLGQDLSFPGTQAHCKGAILEERLNFLESRKFRREHHNYKQMTALPAKWVESVRGSKLRTNEKLLIFKKWFEERQKDRPWRNLGKDGAKLEGINNANFADWFRENPSDVSAIHEVRNTIQSSKGLGVDRENVLQSLRKVYKELKEFKVQVSAGEVLSKKIYTLIQKGEKDKESIRVALNEISSIDDSISSKKGLTEFLGISLQRVILAITEGYDTELTLEEKKNERLSIAKKSLLLYSGLKTATEMNIRLLSKSLARFTQNS, from the coding sequence ATGAACGAGTTCAGCTCGGAATTGCTCGAGAAAAACCTAGAAGCTCTGCGTAGCTTCGCTCCGGAAGCCGCAGATAGAATACGATCCTCCTCCCAAGAACTAGAACTTATACAAACGAATGCAGGACTTCCTACTCTTAAGATCGGAAGCATATATCTCCATAGCTCCAGAGATCCATGGACAGAATCCGTCAGGCAGCTCGCAGAATTAAATAAAGGGGACGAAGAAAGAGCCTTCTTATTTTTTGGTGCCGGACTCGGATACTCCATACGACATGCGCTCGAATTCGACAAGATTATCTGTGTTTGGATGGAACCGTTTCCGGAGATTATGCGTTATGCGTTCTCTACTTATGATTTCTCCGGATCTATCAAGTCGGGAAAGCTAAGGGTCTTCTTACCTCCTTATGAAGAGGCCGCATTCTATGAGGGATTTAAAGGGATCTCTGGACTTCCAGTAAGCTTTATTCCTCATAGAGGCAGTTTACAATGGAAGAAGGATGAATACCAAGAACTCCGGTTCTTAGCGGAAACATTCTTTCATAAGAAAGATGTGAACACTGCAACGTTGACCCGATTCGAAAAGGTCTGGACCGGAAATTTTCTAAGAAACCTTCCAGAGCTAGCGAACTTAGAACCCATCCGCGAATTATTCGGGATCTGTAAATCCAAAGTGGATGTGGTAGTCTGCGGAGCTGGGCCTTCTCTTTATCTTTCATTGCAAGAGCTGAAAGAATATAGAGAGAACTTTCTGTTGATCGCAGTGGATACGGCTCTATTGATTCTACAAAAAGTAGGAATAGATCCTGATATAGTATTCAGCGTGGATCCCCAACCTCTAAATTCCAAATATTTAGAAGGATATATCGGCAAGGCCAAATTCGTATTCGATCCTACGACTTCATATCATTCATTAAGAATGCCTTATATAGAGAAAAAGCAGTATATGACTTCTTCTCCTTTTCCTTGGATCAAGTTGATCGAGGAGGCGGTTCCGGGAGGATTGGGTTCTGTAGATTTCGGAGGCTCTGTTTCTACAAATGCGACCAGCCTCGCCGAAAAGATGGAAGCAAGATCCATTTTGCTGCTTGGACAGGATCTTTCTTTTCCTGGAACTCAGGCTCACTGCAAAGGAGCGATCTTAGAAGAAAGATTGAACTTTTTAGAATCCCGTAAGTTTAGAAGAGAACATCATAACTATAAGCAGATGACTGCTCTTCCCGCAAAATGGGTAGAGTCGGTGAGAGGAAGTAAACTCAGAACGAATGAAAAGCTTTTGATCTTTAAGAAATGGTTCGAAGAAAGACAAAAGGATAGACCTTGGAGAAATCTCGGCAAAGACGGAGCAAAGCTAGAAGGAATTAATAATGCAAACTTTGCAGATTGGTTCCGGGAGAATCCTTCCGATGTTTCTGCGATCCATGAAGTAAGAAATACAATCCAATCTTCTAAAGGGCTGGGAGTAGATAGAGAGAATGTGCTCCAATCACTCCGCAAAGTCTATAAAGAATTAAAAGAATTTAAAGTACAAGTGAGTGCAGGAGAAGTTCTCTCTAAAAAAATCTACACTCTGATCCAAAAAGGGGAGAAGGACAAGGAATCCATCCGAGTCGCGTTAAACGAAATATCTTCGATAGACGACTCTATCAGTTCTAAAAAAGGACTTACCGAATTCTTGGGGATCAGTTTGCAGAGAGTGATCCTTGCAATTACAGAAGGATACGATACCGAGCTCACTTTAGAAGAGAAAAAGAATGAAAGGCTATCCATCGCCAAGAAAAGCCTGCTGCTTTATTCCGGTTTGAAGACTGCGACAGAGATGAATATCCGTCTTTTGAGCAAGTCCCTAGCTAGATTCACCCAAAACTCTTAA
- a CDS encoding phasin-related domain-containing protein — MEKQILDILNAGLGLVKSGQEGLDKAKADFTKSFQELAAKGASDNSEASVRVREFVDKFLNEAKELTTAANKTYEDTRAKALEIYSQVVEEAKKIVPQDQIDAIKAKFSEVTETVKKAAPVKKTA, encoded by the coding sequence ATGGAAAAACAAATTCTAGATATCCTAAACGCAGGTCTCGGTCTTGTTAAGAGCGGCCAAGAAGGTCTGGATAAAGCGAAAGCAGATTTTACTAAGAGTTTCCAAGAACTCGCAGCTAAAGGCGCTTCCGACAATTCAGAAGCTTCTGTTCGTGTTCGTGAGTTCGTAGACAAGTTCTTGAACGAAGCGAAAGAACTGACTACCGCAGCTAACAAAACCTACGAAGATACTCGCGCTAAGGCCCTTGAAATCTATAGCCAAGTTGTTGAGGAAGCTAAGAAAATCGTTCCTCAAGATCAAATTGATGCTATTAAGGCTAAATTTAGCGAAGTTACTGAGACTGTTAAAAAAGCAGCTCCAGTTAAGAAAACTGCTTAA
- a CDS encoding PLP-dependent aminotransferase family protein: MSKLITRSESNFAESFRPSSRTSKTPVSVTRDILKVIDSPNVISFAGGLPDDSLFPIQELTEIFQNSALQKGSKLFQYADTQGHPELRAWIAERYYPDSSAEEIIITSASQQALDLISRYFIEENSNIVLERPSYLGAIQVFSSYSPNFLGVDYEKEEGPNTDQLEYILRSYSEKPKFFYCVPDFQNPSGHSYSSKSRERICELSSSYGLPLLEDTAYRELSFSGSMPVSLYNLNPDRTVSIGTFSKTLSPGLRVGWIRAPKPMIKDLIVQKQSMDLHSPTMNQELVFQFVSSDKYETHLSKIREVYQRKAVHTFNCLEKTFGATLPFEMPKGGLFFWLEFPKRIDTDLLFRKCLEKGLATVPGSAFYIGDQIRNHLRWNFSNASEQETEQGIQRLFEVYSSLLADQE; encoded by the coding sequence ATGAGCAAGCTAATTACAAGATCCGAGTCGAATTTTGCGGAATCCTTCCGACCTTCTTCCAGAACAAGCAAGACACCAGTTTCCGTTACTAGGGATATACTCAAGGTGATAGATTCGCCTAACGTGATCTCCTTTGCGGGAGGCTTGCCTGACGATTCACTATTTCCCATTCAAGAATTAACGGAAATCTTTCAAAACTCTGCTCTTCAAAAAGGATCCAAGCTCTTCCAATATGCGGACACGCAAGGACATCCTGAGTTAAGGGCTTGGATCGCAGAACGTTATTATCCGGATTCTTCGGCCGAGGAGATCATCATCACCAGTGCTTCCCAACAAGCCTTGGACTTAATCAGCAGATATTTTATAGAAGAAAATTCTAATATAGTCTTAGAGAGACCCAGTTATCTCGGAGCCATTCAAGTTTTCTCCTCGTATTCCCCCAATTTTCTAGGAGTAGATTACGAGAAAGAGGAAGGTCCGAATACAGATCAATTGGAGTATATCTTAAGATCTTATTCCGAAAAACCTAAGTTCTTCTATTGTGTTCCTGATTTTCAGAATCCTTCCGGGCATTCTTATTCTAGCAAGTCTCGAGAAAGGATCTGTGAACTTTCTTCTTCGTATGGACTTCCCCTCTTGGAAGATACTGCTTATAGAGAACTTAGTTTTAGTGGAAGTATGCCAGTTTCTTTATATAACTTAAATCCGGATCGAACCGTTTCGATCGGAACCTTCTCCAAAACATTGTCTCCCGGATTGAGAGTGGGTTGGATCAGAGCACCTAAACCTATGATCAAAGATTTGATCGTCCAAAAGCAATCCATGGACCTACATTCTCCTACAATGAACCAGGAGCTTGTTTTTCAATTTGTCTCTTCCGACAAATATGAGACTCATCTTTCTAAGATTAGAGAAGTGTATCAAAGAAAGGCAGTTCATACTTTCAATTGTTTAGAGAAAACTTTTGGAGCCACTCTTCCGTTTGAGATGCCTAAGGGAGGACTATTCTTCTGGCTGGAATTCCCGAAAAGGATCGATACTGATCTTCTATTTCGAAAATGCTTGGAGAAAGGTTTGGCCACTGTTCCTGGCTCTGCTTTTTATATAGGAGATCAAATTCGTAATCATCTTCGCTGGAATTTCTCCAACGCAAGTGAACAAGAGACCGAGCAAGGAATTCAAAGGCTATTCGAAGTTTATTCTTCTTTGCTAGCTGATCAAGAATAA
- a CDS encoding PLP-dependent aminotransferase family protein, whose amino-acid sequence MTNTDRANTKYSRIASSLIGRIESGEFAPGSKLPSLRKICASEECNLSTAVEAFGILQERGFISGRERSGYYVLPRPEVRPQFRLEKPVRVSNPTVPEEVSSLMSELADPSFIPFGAAVPDSQFLPNSALQKAYKESLKDQQVYKYADAAGLYELRKKIAIRASGRERRISPEEVFITLGCSEAAFLALSLFLKPGDKVVVESPLHFVLYQILEKLKLKAVEIPTNPYTGLDLDSYLSVVKKENPKFLITIPTFSNPSGSLMPIESKKEVLRISGRFGIRILEDDIYGDLQHAGGVRPPSLLSLDKEGLVTQVSSLSKSVNPGLRIGWMISEKNQVEKARQLRLVESISLPAASQLAASYFMGSLAHERHLREFRRRLSGLVLSYADTFLEYFPKGTVVPIPKGGFLLWIELPKGKDSRRLRFQAAKKKISLVPGNLFSLSGKYVNNFRINAGVFMGPRVISAIQTLGKIAKEI is encoded by the coding sequence ATGACCAATACAGATCGGGCTAATACAAAATACTCCAGAATTGCATCTTCTCTGATCGGTAGAATAGAATCTGGAGAATTTGCTCCTGGCTCCAAACTTCCATCCTTACGAAAGATATGCGCTTCTGAGGAATGCAATTTATCCACTGCAGTAGAGGCATTTGGAATATTGCAAGAAAGAGGTTTTATTAGCGGAAGAGAAAGATCAGGATATTATGTTCTTCCCCGCCCGGAGGTGAGGCCTCAATTCAGATTGGAAAAACCAGTAAGAGTTTCTAATCCGACTGTTCCTGAGGAAGTGAGTTCTTTGATGTCAGAATTGGCGGATCCGAGTTTTATTCCTTTCGGTGCAGCAGTTCCTGATTCTCAGTTCTTGCCGAATTCAGCTCTCCAAAAAGCATATAAGGAATCCTTAAAGGACCAACAAGTATATAAATATGCGGATGCGGCAGGACTCTATGAACTCAGAAAGAAGATAGCGATACGAGCCTCCGGAAGAGAAAGAAGAATCTCTCCAGAAGAAGTATTTATCACCCTCGGTTGTTCTGAGGCTGCGTTTTTAGCTTTGAGCCTTTTTTTAAAGCCTGGAGATAAAGTCGTAGTAGAATCTCCTTTGCATTTTGTTCTTTATCAAATATTAGAAAAGCTGAAACTAAAAGCGGTGGAGATCCCTACGAATCCGTATACTGGATTGGATTTGGATTCTTATCTTTCCGTAGTCAAAAAAGAAAATCCGAAGTTCCTGATCACTATTCCTACTTTTTCAAATCCGAGCGGCAGTCTTATGCCGATCGAGTCCAAAAAAGAAGTGCTCCGAATTTCAGGTCGTTTCGGGATCAGGATCTTAGAAGACGATATTTATGGGGATCTACAACATGCAGGAGGAGTTCGGCCTCCTTCTTTGCTTTCTTTAGATAAGGAAGGTTTGGTGACTCAGGTCTCTTCTCTTTCCAAATCAGTGAATCCGGGCTTGCGTATTGGATGGATGATTTCTGAAAAGAACCAAGTAGAAAAGGCAAGGCAACTGAGGTTAGTCGAATCCATTTCCTTACCCGCAGCTTCTCAATTGGCTGCTTCTTATTTTATGGGCTCCTTGGCTCATGAAAGGCATTTAAGAGAATTTAGAAGAAGGTTAAGTGGATTAGTCTTATCTTATGCGGATACTTTCTTAGAATATTTTCCCAAGGGAACTGTAGTCCCGATCCCGAAGGGAGGCTTCTTGCTTTGGATAGAACTTCCGAAAGGAAAAGATTCTAGAAGGCTCCGATTCCAAGCAGCAAAGAAGAAGATCAGTTTGGTTCCTGGAAATCTTTTCTCTTTATCAGGAAAGTATGTGAACAATTTCAGGATCAATGCGGGAGTTTTCATGGGACCTCGAGTTATTTCCGCCATCCAGACATTGGGAAAAATCGCCAAAGAAATCTAG
- a CDS encoding DUF2804 domain-containing protein: MNLETEIQQPSVLCSPNGKVNRNGIGWSKTPIHRCNVNGHWPRKKKWNYWCFYDNNFLASFTISDLDYAGVIFCYWLDRKTGEFRESTVISPFGKGAMLGQTVSSTARFEGKQGFLNFQTREDGSYLISVDFMKGGPKSIKAELTLEIPNQWESLNVVVPWSANRFQYTHKLFGLGVKGKVEFGGRSYEFQPKDSFAVLDYGRGVWPYSTQWNWASMSYRPVSNEVYGINLGGGWTDGTGTTENALLINGRIYKIPSVVAFEFDKKDPKKPWMIYSKESKAVELVFTPDFHRKAASNFGIIASKVDQMIGSFDGVLRIGKNEFRIESGQGWAENHIARW, from the coding sequence ATGAATTTAGAAACGGAAATCCAACAGCCTTCAGTTTTATGTAGTCCGAATGGAAAAGTAAACCGCAATGGGATCGGATGGTCCAAGACTCCGATACATAGGTGTAATGTTAACGGTCATTGGCCTAGAAAGAAAAAATGGAATTATTGGTGCTTCTACGATAACAACTTCTTGGCTTCCTTTACGATTTCCGATCTGGATTATGCCGGTGTTATTTTTTGTTACTGGTTGGACCGTAAAACGGGAGAATTTCGAGAGAGCACAGTAATCTCTCCTTTCGGCAAAGGTGCTATGTTGGGACAAACTGTTTCCAGTACTGCACGCTTCGAAGGCAAGCAAGGCTTTCTAAATTTTCAAACAAGAGAAGACGGATCCTATCTAATCTCCGTGGACTTTATGAAAGGCGGTCCAAAGTCCATCAAGGCAGAACTTACATTAGAAATTCCTAATCAATGGGAAAGTTTGAATGTGGTGGTTCCTTGGAGTGCAAATCGTTTTCAATATACTCATAAGCTATTCGGATTGGGAGTCAAAGGCAAGGTTGAGTTCGGAGGGAGATCCTACGAATTCCAGCCCAAAGATTCTTTTGCAGTTTTGGATTATGGAAGAGGGGTTTGGCCTTATTCCACTCAATGGAATTGGGCATCCATGTCGTATCGTCCGGTTTCCAACGAGGTCTATGGGATCAATCTAGGCGGAGGTTGGACGGATGGGACCGGTACAACAGAGAACGCTTTATTGATCAATGGTAGAATTTATAAGATTCCTTCTGTAGTTGCTTTCGAATTTGATAAGAAGGATCCGAAAAAACCTTGGATGATCTACTCCAAGGAGAGCAAGGCTGTCGAGCTTGTATTCACTCCAGATTTTCATCGCAAGGCAGCGTCCAATTTCGGGATTATTGCATCTAAAGTGGACCAAATGATCGGAAGTTTTGATGGGGTTCTTCGTATCGGTAAAAACGAATTTAGGATTGAAAGCGGACAGGGCTGGGCTGAGAATCATATCGCTCGCTGGTAA
- a CDS encoding PPK2 family polyphosphate kinase has product MQLSEYSTDPTESIEKEEAEEIRLKDLNKIVELQTRLFASKKKSLLIVLQGVDAAGKDGTVKKLFAGLNPLGCTCQAWKAPTSEELSHDFLWRIHKSVPAKGWTQIFNRSQYEDILVPYVKGSLHKEKLHSRLDAIRFFENFLVEENDTQILKFFLHISKKEQKKRIEERMQDPTKNWKFDPSDLEAHEKFHEYQNAYEFIFNHSKDSLPWEIIPADKKWYRDYLITKAVKKCLEKMDLSYPELDSSLGLPSLSE; this is encoded by the coding sequence ATCCAACTCTCCGAATATTCAACTGACCCGACTGAATCCATCGAAAAAGAAGAGGCCGAAGAGATTCGCCTCAAAGACCTAAATAAGATCGTAGAGTTACAAACCAGATTATTCGCGAGTAAGAAAAAATCCCTGCTCATCGTTTTGCAGGGAGTAGATGCGGCCGGCAAGGACGGAACCGTTAAGAAATTATTCGCCGGCCTAAATCCACTCGGGTGCACCTGCCAGGCCTGGAAGGCCCCAACCTCAGAGGAACTGAGCCATGACTTTCTTTGGAGGATCCATAAATCGGTTCCTGCGAAAGGATGGACCCAGATCTTCAATCGTTCCCAGTATGAGGACATTCTTGTTCCGTATGTAAAAGGATCTTTGCATAAGGAGAAGCTTCACTCCAGACTAGATGCAATCCGTTTCTTTGAGAATTTTCTGGTCGAAGAGAACGATACCCAGATTCTGAAGTTCTTCCTTCATATTTCCAAAAAGGAACAAAAGAAACGGATCGAAGAGAGGATGCAGGATCCCACAAAGAATTGGAAATTCGACCCGAGCGATCTGGAAGCTCATGAAAAATTCCATGAATACCAAAACGCTTACGAATTCATCTTTAATCATTCCAAAGATTCCCTTCCTTGGGAGATCATTCCTGCGGATAAGAAATGGTATCGGGATTATCTGATTACCAAAGCTGTCAAAAAATGCCTGGAGAAGATGGATCTCAGTTATCCTGAACTGGATTCGAGCCTCGGGCTACCTTCTCTCTCGGAATAA
- a CDS encoding phasin-related domain-containing protein, with amino-acid sequence MEKQLLDILNAGIGLLKSGQEGLDKAKGDLEKTYGELVAKGAADNSETSVKIRESVDKLLNEIKEVSTVAGKNYEDTRSKIVEKYNQISEEIKKRVPEGQLEAVKAKLAEVAETIKATTAKAKA; translated from the coding sequence ATGGAAAAGCAACTGTTGGATATTCTGAACGCTGGAATCGGTCTTTTGAAATCAGGTCAGGAAGGTTTGGACAAAGCGAAAGGTGATCTGGAAAAAACTTATGGCGAATTAGTAGCGAAAGGCGCTGCTGACAATTCTGAGACTTCCGTTAAGATCCGTGAGTCCGTTGATAAACTTTTGAATGAGATCAAAGAAGTTTCCACCGTAGCTGGAAAAAACTACGAAGATACTCGCTCTAAAATCGTAGAGAAGTACAACCAAATTTCTGAAGAAATTAAGAAACGCGTTCCAGAAGGACAACTCGAAGCGGTTAAAGCAAAACTTGCTGAAGTAGCTGAAACTATCAAAGCTACCACTGCAAAGGCAAAAGCTTAA